CACAACATAGGCTGTGGGTTTTCTGTTCTATGAAAATGAATTTTTTTTGGCTAGCCAAGAATGTTTAAATGATAGAAAGGCGTGCATTATGTGTAGCGTACTGTGTTATATGTAGAAAAGGTATGTGGCCGGATAATTTGGGGGTGTGAAACATTAAGTAGTGTATGTACATAATCCACTATATATTTCCTACTACAAAGCAATGTAGTTTTTCTTGATTGACTGAAAGCGGTGTAGTTTAGTACTGACCTTTAGTCTCTTTTCCGAATATTAGCTACCATAGCCGTTAAAATCATGATTGTTGGCCCTGATAACAGGGTTTTGAATGCCATCAGCATCAAGAACTTCCGTTGCTCTCTTCAGACCAAACGAAATTATATTATGATTGCCTTGTGGCAAACATCAGAATGTAAAGAGTGAATTAGAGATGACGAGATCAAACGCCTAAAAACATAGGGTTGGTGCGACCCTCAACCACTAGAGCGCGTCAGGTGTGAGTCCACAGAGTTGGGTGACAGGTGAATTGGAAAAATTTCATCATTTCTTGAGCTGGGAAGTGGGAACAGGTTTAAACATTTACCCAGTTCACCATTTCATCCACAGTGACGAGTAAATTGGGCATAGGTGATATGTTATAAAGATGGCGAGTAGAGGTGAGTTCAACACGATTCAAACCCGACCCATATTCATCTCTACATACATGTAATGTCCAATTGAAATTAACGAGGGGAGATCACTTTTCACTATTAATGATAGGATGTACTTTGAAATAATCATAAATTCATAATAGATCATACTACAGAATTTTGTTTTCGCAATTTCCCGTTCCAGGTAATCCTTATTCCGTCAATACCAACTGGAGGGAACGAAATCAATTATATTTTCACTAGTAGAGAGTAATTACCCTATAAATAGAATTACTCTAAAATTATTAAGCTTCAGACAACTTACAGGCGTGCTAATACCATGCGGTTTGAATTCTCGGTACCTAGAAACGGGTAATCAGTATATCCAACGACAGGATCCTGGGTGTAGAATGTCTTCCGAACATACTTAGTCAAGGGTGCATTGACCTTAAACCGTTCAACCAAATCCGGGTTTGAAATAAAAAGTCGGCCATAAGAGACCAAATCAGCATCCCCGAGGGCAACTGCTTCCATCCCGAGTTCTCTGGTATACCCACCGCTGCACATAAATGAACCCTGATAAGTCTTCCTGAGGGTCCGCAGTAGATgggcttcttcttcttcactcccATTTCTAGAAGTCTCGGTTTGGCCGTATGCAACATATCGAGGCTGGGTTACATGGAGGTAAGTTAGCTGTGAGCAAAGTTCGGTCTGGAGTTTGTTGAGACTATGAACCACGGCTAAGCCGAGTTCAAGTGGGTTCGAGTCTGAGGCATCAAGGTGATCTATTGCTGGTGAGATTCTCACAGCGAGTCTGTCAGCACCAATGGCTGTGGCCACTGACTGAACCACCTGCACCAAAAATCTGCAGCGGTTTGTGAGGGATCCACCGTACTCATCTGTACGGTCATTGATGCCGTCTTTTAGGAATTGGTCGATAAGATACCCGTGAGCTCCATGTATCTCCACACCGTCAAAACCTGTCAAATGTTtagatgtaaataaatgagaaccAAAACCGAATCACTGCAATCCAAACAACCCAAAATAAACACAAACCTGAGATGAACTGATTCAGAAAACCCAAAATATACAGTAACACAGATTGACACCAATCTGAAACACCTTGGTCCAAAAATGACCTAAAGCAAACCAAAATGACTAATTTTGTACAAGAACCGGCCGCAAAACGACATGAAGATAATTAAATTAACCTGACCTGCAATTAAAAGCAACCTAAACCCAAAATGAATTGCACCCCAAATGACCGGACAACAACGCATCTGAAATAAACAGAAAATAATGACCCAACTGATTATTTGTTTTGTTTATCAGGTCTATCTGCAATGCAACAATCACAAACATCACTCTCTTTCTTGTTTAACAGTTAACAGAAACCGCTAATCCATATCGAAACACCCTATTTAATCTTCTGTCTTCAAGTAAAACTGAAGCGAACCATTAAGTAGGAAAAGCCACAAACCTGCTCGAATGGCATTCAGGGCAGCCTGACGATAATTCTCAACAATCGCAGGTATTTCATGTGCAGCCAAGGCTCGAGGTGCAGGGTATTTGCCATAAGACCCGTCTGGCAATAAATTTCTCCACCTGTTTGATATGGGTTTATTTGTTGAAGAAATTGGTGCTCCACCACCAGGTTGGTACACTGGAAATGACAGTCAAGTGAGGATTTTCGGTTCAATCAAAATGTAAGAAGAACGTTACAGACTGTGTGAAAGAACCAGAGCATCATCTCCTACTCTAGTATTAATCGGTTTAGTAAAACATATTAAAAAATGTAACTCCACACGGTAAAATTTAAATCGAAATTGTAAAACATATTTACTCTTTTGTTTATGGCAGAAATGCACCTATACTTACCGCCATTGAAAGTAAACTCTACTAACCACTAGGATAATAACCTCTAGAGATCATAGAACACTCAGAATCCTTTCGAACGTATACTATCATGATGCTTGCATACAGTCCATGTATAAGACAATCTATTAAGAACCTATTACGTATTGGACGTGACATATTCATATCATATTAGACAACCTTAAACCAATCGACTAATAAGACAGTTGCAAACCTGTATGAGAAGCTCGTCCAACATGCCAGAGCTGACAGAAGATGACGGCGCCTTTGGAATGAACAGCATTGACTACTTTCTTCCATGCTTCCACTTGCTCATCTGTGTAAATGCCTGGGCAATGTGGGAACCTGCACTGATAACATCTTGGTTAGTCTTGTAACTATGCATCCTATATCCGTCTTTTAGACAGAGCTATAAATTATACTATTAGTTGAAAAAGTGCTACTGTGGCTGTCACAGTTTAACCAGAATTACCCATTTGGCTAAGAGTTGATGATGGAGAAAGTTGAAGAGTTTATCGACCCAAAATACTCGAAATTTTAATCGAAGAATGGTAAAAGCTGTTGATATTATCAAAATTTTCCCTTATGTTGAATCCACTACACAAGGTATGTCCCTTTGTTTCAAACTCTAATACTTACAGACAATGATTTTAACCATAGTACAGAAAATTATAACTTTTGAGTCACACCTCACGGCGTAAGAAGTAAGAAACTAAGAACCCATCAAGAAATTTATCAAAGTTCAGGGATAATAGCATAATGacggaataaagcaaaatggttCATAGGGAGTAAATTATTAAGTTGCATGCATTGGACATCATCCTTGCCACAAAATAAAACAATCAAATCAATGGGTGATGTTGGTCAAGTCaactatacatacatacatactaaAGTAGTAACCTAAAAACCCTTCCTACATAACATAATAATTGAATTAAACCCTTTCATAAGATTGGCCTGAAATCCCATAATTCCCTTCTTTAAATCCAAATTAAACAACTTTCAACATCAAAGAATAAACAATGATTAATATTTTTAGGAACATTTCACCATAATATAATTCAATTCATATACTCATTAACCCACTAATACGAAAAACAAGTACCACTATTATTCTTATATATACGAGTCAGTCTCATGATAATATTACAACTTAGAAGACCGTCTAACTTGAGAATTTGTATTCGTGGTattaattaaaaacaataaaggaAGGATAAAATTACCCAGGAGCAGTAGGAGAAATAAGAGTTCCCTCAGTAATTAGCAAACCACCGGGAGTAGATCTTTGAACATAATACTCCattaaagcatcatttggtatctCATTGATTGCTCTGCATCTTGTCATAGGTGCTAATACCACCCTACCAATTTCATGAAATTATCATATCAATAATCATATATTAAGTACCCAACAAATTATTCAGATTAGATTAACGGAACAAAGCATGTACTTCcctcgtctcaatcatttgtttaccctttttaagcaaaggcaaacaaatgattgcGACCCAAGGAGTAATTAAGATTACCTGTGGGAAAGATTGAATTTTGCAAGTTTGTAAGGTGAAAAGAGAGTGGCCTCATTGTTGTTGGTACATGCCATGATCACAGATTAGTCAGAACAAAATCAAAGTGATTTGGAGATTTGATTCAGTATAAATAGATAGAAGAATGTGAGGAGTGTTTAATGGGTGATGATTAAATAGGAGAATGAATTAATGCAGTAGTGCTTTTTATCGGCATTGGTTGTTTCACTTACAGTGTGTTTGATTGGTCAGTCCCTATTATTTCTCCTTTGTGTCTGGACCAGGTCAATTAAGTCCCTCTACAATTATTGTATTTACTGAAAATTCACGCATTACCTCTAGACACAATTTTTTATTGAAGACAGACACTATTCGGcttctctcacaaaatgcaaatgaTTAGTGTAAATGGGGGAAAATGGATACCCctacttgcattttgtgagaggaccactatccgtcttcagtttGAGACGGATAGTgaccgtcttcaatgagacggaCTGATCTCTAAATTTTGACATTTCGCGTGAAATGCCCAATTTTTTAAACTGGAAATTTTAAGAGCCGGTAAATTTTTGTTGGCGAGCTCAGAAAGTGacgtttttttttccaaatcgatCATATTTCGGAGTACTACGATATAAATAAAGAATTTGACGAGTTTGGAACTCATGACCAAGAAGTATGGCCACTCAAAGTTTGATCGGTAAAAAAATTTGACATACAAAAACCTTAGCTACGGGGTTCTTataagacaatttttttttcaaatcgtagctCTCGGGAAGTTgatcgatttcaaaaaaaaaatcattacttTCTGAACTCGAAACCACGAATCATGGCCTCTTAAAGTTTTCAGGAtcaaaaattgggtatttcgttCAAAATATCAAACCTTCGATATACCGTGTGAATTTTTCGAATTTATTAGTGAATAGATTTCAGCCTAGTGGTTAAGGCTATGTTTATCCACAGACTAGAAATGAGTCTTAAACACCTACAATTTATTTTTAAGACTCGGTTCAAACTCCCTTATTTTTTTACTTTATCCCTCATACCCACTAAAATTACAAAAGACTATATACAAAGGACCCACAAATTACAAAAGACTATACAAAGGACACACATTTCATACACACAAACTACTATTCATGAGTCTTAACATGAGTCTTGAGTTTTCAAGACCTATCTTAAGACCCAATTATTTTTCATGCACATTATTGCAAGTCTGAGGTAAAAAGTGTGCAAATCTTAGGCTCAGACTCTCCTTTGAGACTGGGATAATCTTAGTCTAAGACCAAAACCGAGGTATTGTAACAATAAGTTATGAATTTAAATCTCCTTCCCCCATATGCCGGCCATCTGGTGCCTCCTTTGACATAAAAAAacatattgtatttttttttaataactgTAGTCAACTTATTAGGCATGATTATAGTAGCATATTATGCTCCGTCTGTTATAGTAACAAATTAGCTAAGGATATGATTTGACTTGATCTTATTCCTAGAATTATGTCATTGTATTCTTATATATATCCTACTACTAAATCAATAAGATACAACTTCATTCTCTCAATCACTCTTATACGTTATATTCAACATGGTATCGAGCcagaaaacacaaaaaacctaatttttcttttttctccttaACCCTAATCGTCTTCCATGACGGGTGACGACGCCAGTGATTCTCCTCAACCAACATTCAAAAT
This sequence is a window from Silene latifolia isolate original U9 population chromosome 8, ASM4854445v1, whole genome shotgun sequence. Protein-coding genes within it:
- the LOC141597155 gene encoding 12-oxophytodienoate reductase 3-like, which produces MACTNNNEATLFSPYKLAKFNLSHRVVLAPMTRCRAINEIPNDALMEYYVQRSTPGGLLITEGTLISPTAPGFPHCPGIYTDEQVEAWKKVVNAVHSKGAVIFCQLWHVGRASHTVYQPGGGAPISSTNKPISNRWRNLLPDGSYGKYPAPRALAAHEIPAIVENYRQAALNAIRAGFDGVEIHGAHGYLIDQFLKDGINDRTDEYGGSLTNRCRFLVQVVQSVATAIGADRLAVRISPAIDHLDASDSNPLELGLAVVHSLNKLQTELCSQLTYLHVTQPRYVAYGQTETSRNGSEEEEAHLLRTLRKTYQGSFMCSGGYTRELGMEAVALGDADLVSYGRLFISNPDLVERFKVNAPLTKYVRKTFYTQDPVVGYTDYPFLGTENSNRMVLARL